In one window of Acanthopagrus latus isolate v.2019 chromosome 15, fAcaLat1.1, whole genome shotgun sequence DNA:
- the LOC119033110 gene encoding uncharacterized protein LOC119033110: MEQTFLRSAISEVLPDLSEACEDILEEHLQSLGVETSDDFQFIEEGDLLSALRPIQARKLLAAWKLRCLTPETSSSSAVASPRSPISLESNSPRNSSSTSDNCQSRDVDWVDTFMVPWDKFPEELLQSLERGKRPNPRMRREMVRIVVSVMMQKRSSINKRSATEVAKKMVAKYPKSLQDIIEGDVIGAAYHSLVKQLQNRIENVRLSSTPKIRKRKHHSGSDTDKVPPEKRAAVQDTYGCVNWNVKFLPIGETPESQQEHQEKLKIMFQQTDVNPVEVKRLMKLTFYTQRKKINQGQNIKNLLEEWPFLFEEHGMAVHFQELTGVRLKEVFTRNLQEKGKRLLNYMNTVCVNKSRKFQQAVTKYQVMRGEVSGCSEDLKDMLLLLLSYFDEKEDAMICYVEDTCLAGEAQMDQVPLTPTIVVCEIKQTLKTSYNNMLTYIPCLRELGVIVAQIMRKSAKNN; this comes from the exons ATGGAGCAAACATTTCTACGAAGCGCTATATCTGAGGTCCTGCCTGACCTTTCTGAGGCATGTGAGGACATTCTAGAAGAGCACTTACAATCCCTTGGGGTTGAGACATCTGATGACTTCCAGTTCATCGAGGAAGGAGATTTGCTGTCAGCGTTGAGGCCCATTCAGGCCAGAAAACTACTTGCTGCTTGGAAGCTAAGAT gccTGACTCCTGAAACAAGCAGCTCATCTGCTGTTGCGTCACCAAGATCTCCCATATCATTGGAGTCTAATTCACCCAGAAATTCATCTTCAACCTCTGACAACTGCCAAAGTCGTGATGTAGACTGGGTGGATACCTTCATGGTACCTTGGGATAAGTTCCCAGAGGAACTTTTGCAGTCGTTGGAGAGAGGGAAACGACCAAATCCACGAATGAGGCGCGAGATGGTCCGAATCGTGGTCTCTGTGATGATGCAAAAAAGGTCTTCCATAAATAAAAGGAGTGCTACCGAAGTTGCAAAAAAGATGGTAGCAAAATATCCCAAATCTTTGCAAGACATAATAGAGGGAGACGTGATTGGTGCAGCGTACCATTCTCTAgtcaaacagcttcagaataGGATCGAGAATGTGAGGCTATCCTCAACtccaaaaataagaaaaagaaagcatcaCTCTGGTTCTGACACAGACAAAGTCCCTCCTGAGAAGAGAGCAGCAGTCCAGGACACCTATGGGTGCGTTAACTGGAATGTGAAATTCCTGCCCATTGGAGAGACCCCAGAGAGCCAGCAAGAACATCAAGAAAAGCTGAAGATTATGTTTCAGCAAACTGATGTTAATCCAGTTGAGGTCAAACGCCTGATGAAGTTGACCTTTTACACACAACGTAAAAAAATCAACCAGGGGCAGAATATCAAGAACCTCCTTGAAGAGTGGCCATTTTTGTTTGAGGAGCATGGCATGGCAGTTCACTTTCAGGAACTAACTGGAGTTAGGCTGAAAGAAGTTTTCACACGTAATCTGCAGGAAAAGGGGAAAAGGCTCCTCAATTACATGAACACAGTTTGTGTGAACAAGAGCAGAAAATTCCAACAGGCTGTAACAAAGTATCAAGTGATGAGGGGAGAGGTGAGTGGTTGCTCTGAAGATCTCAAAGACATGCTGTTGCTTCTGCTGTCCTACTTTGATGAGAAGGAAGATGCCATGATCTGTTACGTGGAGGACACATGCCTGGCAGGGGAAGCCCAGATGGACCAAGTTCCCTTGACTCCCACCATTGTTGTGTGCg aAATCAAGCAAACTCTGAAGACCTCGTATAACAATATGCTGACTTACATCCCATGTCTTCGGGAACTTGGAGTCATCGTCGCACAGATAATGAGGAAGAGCGCGAAGAACAACTGA